One Methanomassiliicoccales archaeon genomic region harbors:
- a CDS encoding zinc-ribbon domain-containing protein, with product MALDIWIPLVVWFAIGAMIAIYLYQYMNREGKVEIVWVVVGFLLSVLGLMAFIGIRSMKEKERDKAVDPKSYGPPTYKLKGPEDDLPKVEKPMEEPKTEQKPKNIFNQIEGIPRCPECGAAISHVDKKCSDCGAKLKD from the coding sequence ATGGCTCTGGATATTTGGATACCTTTGGTGGTTTGGTTCGCGATCGGAGCGATGATCGCTATCTATCTGTATCAGTACATGAACCGGGAGGGCAAGGTGGAGATCGTATGGGTGGTAGTCGGATTCCTGCTATCCGTACTTGGGCTCATGGCCTTCATCGGCATTCGCTCCATGAAGGAGAAAGAAAGGGACAAGGCGGTCGATCCGAAGAGCTATGGCCCGCCGACATACAAACTGAAAGGACCGGAGGATGATTTACCGAAGGTCGAGAAGCCCATGGAAGAGCCGAAGACCGAGCAGAAGCCCAAGAATATTTTCAATCAGATCGAAGGCATACCTCGCTGTCCGGAATGTGGCGCAGCAATATCGCACGTGGACAAGAAGTGTTCCGACTGCGGGGCAAAGCTGAAGGACTGA